One genomic window of Erinaceus europaeus chromosome 19, mEriEur2.1, whole genome shotgun sequence includes the following:
- the LOC132534680 gene encoding tripartite motif-containing protein 75-like, whose translation MEASGILEAIQAETTCVICLDYMREPVTIECGHNFCQVCLQASWQDHQDRFPCPFCRYPCQERQWTANSQLAKIIDTCQLLHSSRNEMRQQGPHLCERHNQVLSFFCEEDLQMLCSDCVQPPDHQDHHVGSVEEVAPYYRQCITQYSSLLTKYKGGFQEEEDRQNRRVQELRDQVTKKRVKLASELKHTVDFLNRQHEAALSSLAEEEKSVQHRYNTNSTAFEDNISSTEALLKDIAEKSVLPDLDMLTEVKRIHDRYGSLKPPALYSVQLRRPLCGLPPLQSAMEKIREKFRADVTLDPHTAHPNLHVSKNKKSVTLLKERGEDHLQRQQGIPFDLEVLGSEEFCGGRHYWEVQVEDKPTWAIGVCSHSPSGRLQQLPLFQKKRWTIQLQDGDYVAGGARPAVLTLKTKPRGIGVYLDWELGQISFYNLSDNSHIHSVWQTFDDSLKPYFCLGPDSLPLTLCAAGGCEE comes from the coding sequence atggaggcatcaggaATCTTGGAAGCAATCCAAGCCGAGACCACATGTGTCATCTGCTTGGACTACATGAGAGAGCCCGTCACCATTGAGTGTGGGCACAACTTCTGCCAAGTCTGCCTGCAAGCATCATGGCAAGATCATCAGGACAGATTCCCTTGCCCTTTCTGCAGGTACCCTTGTCAAGAGAGGCAGTGGACTGCCAACAGCCAGCTGGCAAAAATCATTGACACCTGCCAGCTCCTCCACAGCAGCAGGAACGAGATGAGGCAGCAGGGCCCTCACTTGTGTGAGAGGCACAACCAGGTGCTGAGCTTCTTCTGTGAGGAGGACTTACAGATGCTGTGTTCTGACTGTGTTCAGCCCCCTGACCACCAGGACCACCATGTGGGGTCTGTGGAGGAGGTTGCCCCCTACTACAGACAGTGTATCACCCAGTACAGCAGTCTCCTGACGAAGTATAAAGGAGGATTCCAGGAAGAAGAAGACAGGCAAAACAGAAGAGTCCAGGAACTGAGAGACCAAGTGACTAAGAAGAGGGTGAAGTTAGCCTCTGAGTTAAAGCACACTGTAGACTTTCTGAACAGGCAGCATGAGGCAGCTCTCTCCAGCCTAGCTGAGGAAGAGAAGAGTGTTCAGCATAGATACAACACCAATAGCACTGCCTTTGAGGACAACATCTCTAGCACTGAGGCTCTGCTCAAGGACATAGCAGAAAAGAGTGTGCTGCCAGATCTGGATATGCTGACCGAGGTCAAGAGGATCCATGACAGATATGGGAGCCTGAAGCCCCCAGCTCTTTACTCTGTCCAGCTAAGGAGGCCGCTGTGTGGTCTGCCTCCACTGCAGTCAGCCATGGAGAAGATCAGGGAGAAATTCAGAGCAGATGTGACTCTGGATCCACACACTGCACACCCTAATCTCCATGTGTCCAAGAACAAGAAATCTGTGACATTGCTGAAGGAAAGGGGTGAAGATCATCTCCAAAGACAGCAGGGAATTCCATTTGATCTCGAAGTCCTGGGCTCTGAAGAGTTCTGTGGCGGCCGCCATTACTGGGAGGTGCAGGTAGAGGACAAGCCTACCTGGGCCATAGGGGTGTGTAGCCACTCCCCTTCTGGCAGGTTGCAGCAGCTCCCCCTCTTTCAGAAGAAGCGCTGGACCATTCAACTGCAGGATGGAGACTATGTGGCAGGAGGTGCCCGTCCTGCTGTTCTGACTTTGAAGACCAAGCCCAGAGGCATTGGAGTTTACCTGGACTGGGAGCTGGGGCAGATTTCCTTCTACAACTTGAGTGACAACTCCCACATCCATTCTGTCTGGCAGACATTTGATGACTCACTGAAGCCTTATTTCTGCCTGGGCCCAGACTCTCTTCCTCTTACACTCTGTGCAGCAGGAGGTTGTGAAGAATGA